The Raphanus sativus cultivar WK10039 chromosome 6, ASM80110v3, whole genome shotgun sequence sequence TATCTCCGGCGATATGTTCCACCCCAGGGTAAGAAGGTGCTTGTTCCAAGGCACAAGTAAGATCAAAGTTTATACCTTTAATATGAGGATACTTTGAAGTTACAACATCAAGGGTGTTGCCAACTCCTCCTCCAACATCAACCAACACTTTCACATCGTTGAAGCCTTGGTAAACTTTAAGAGCCTTCTTCACAACCGCAATGGTGAATCCAGTCTGGTTAAAAAGCTTGCTGAACCTCTCATCTGTTCCCATATAGTCAAAGAGTTTCATGCCACCATGTGCACGACCAAATGCATCTCCTCCTTCAAGAACCACATCTTTCAATTGTGCCCTATAGTTCACAAATCAATAAGATTTAGTAACCGTTTAAATAACGATCCAAACTAATGACAAGAAAATTGTTACTCAAATCGGTTTTAAATTACCAGGTATTGAGGAAGACACTGTCAAAATTAACGATGACTTGAGAAGCAAGGGATCCAATATCTTGAATGTTATCTTTCAAGAAGAACCTGCAAATTGGCTCGGCTCTATAAACTCTCTCGCTCTTCACTGATGAGCTCTTACTGCACTTGACCATGGAGTAGCTAGCAAGTAGACGAAGCATCCGGTCCAACAAAACCGGCGCCTCAGGGTTACGTGGCTTAGTTGGTAGCCTACTCGCTATCTCAGATGGTGAGAGGAACGAGTCATAGCTGGCGGCATGGGCGTAGAGAGTGTCAAAGACACCTAGCTCTAGCGACGCCTTGAGAACCATTGGAAAGGCTGCGGCATTGGCTAGTCTCACGGCCATCAAACCCAactcattatcatcatcaataACAGTTTGGGTCTTAGGGCTAGTGCTTAAGGTTTCTTCAAAAGGGAACcccatttttttatttgtttatttcttcTCTTTCAAGGCACCGTACACTGATGAGAAGAAGCAAGAGAGTGATAGAAAGTCTTTGtgtgtttttcctttttagtgtTCGGGTATGATGATTGAGTATATTTCTGATGCACCTTCGTTCTCCTTTTATAGCTAAAGCTTAgagattttttcttctttttatttaacttcatttaaattattgttGGCTCGCCGGTCCATCTGGGGCGCTGAATAGTCGCTGAATAGTCTTGTTTGAAGTCAGTGGATTTAGTCAAAGTTCAAAGCAGAGATCATTCCGTCTTAAGTTTATTATTATAGTCTATAGACGGGCCAACGACAACTACGGAGTGAcccaaattttagaaaaaaaaaaaaaaaaaaaaaaaaaaaaaaaacacggaGTGACACAAGCAAAAGACCAGTTCTTCTTGGAtactaaattaatttattaattattttcctctattatctttttttttaactgaaactATTTTCCTCTATTATCCCTACTTTGTGTCATTTTCCTTCCATTTGAcgaataaatataagaaaatattgacaaaaaatttaagaaaatattgaaaaaaaatataagaaaatatttctaaaattatttaacaattgcacccaaaaatatatttctaaaatttaaaccaaaaattttcttaaaatcaaaGTCCTATGACTACCTCTAACGAAGGTATATTTCCATCAGccgttattatttttaaatcgtttctaaattttcagatatatcaattaatttattaaagaaaaaaaagagaaaaacctTCTCATCTTCGTACCTCTCACAAACTTTCCGGGGGAAAATATTTCCTGTTGATGTAGAGAATCTGAAATGtcttttatttaaatgttttgttCATTTTGACTGCGCAAATGTGTGGGTAGTCAATGTTAAGATAGATGGACTTCACACTTAAAATCAATCGGTGATAAGAAGAGTGACccatatatcttatatattgctaaAGATCCCTTCTAatatccgatgtgggactttgtcCCTAATACGTTCCTTCGAGATGATGGCTTTCTGAACGTCAATCTCGGAATATTTGGGTAAGGATCGATGGACCGACTTTAGGtcagatcgatgtggatcgggttggactgcATAAATCAGACTCTGACCATGTTAAACTAGATGAACTTCACATTTAAAACCAATTGATTTTAGGTTGGAAACCCATCTAGCTCAACAGTCAAGACAGTCATGGCCCATGGCAACCGAAATTTACACATAGAAAGAGTATTTTCACGAAAATTCACTCAAACTGGATTTTATATTGGGAACTTGTCAACTGgacttattttatttattattatagagAATGTTAATATGAAAGATGGGGACGTTAATTATTATCTCATTCTTTCTTTTGTCAACATtatctcattcttttttttcgacgattatatttatataaactgaaACAATTTATTCACAGTACATAAAGTTATAAAACAACAAAcacaactaaaataataaaaagacaaTAAAACATATGCAGAAAATCTGGAAATGATTTTTCTGGAGAGGTCATCCTAATCAACAAAGGACCAACACTCTTAATATTTTTGCAAACTTCAAGTTCATGTCGCATTATAAATTTTCTCGGACTATAATCTAATCTATtgattcaaaaaataaaaccacCAACTTTCAGCGGTTATACGAACATTTTtgtgcaacaaaaaaaaataaacttccAACTTTGATTAACTGAATTATTGATGGTGGTTTccataaattcaataaaatattataatct is a genomic window containing:
- the LOC108807108 gene encoding indole glucosinolate O-methyltransferase 1, yielding MGFPFEETLSTSPKTQTVIDDDNELGLMAVRLANAAAFPMVLKASLELGVFDTLYAHAASYDSFLSPSEIASRLPTKPRNPEAPVLLDRMLRLLASYSMVKCSKSSSVKSERVYRAEPICRFFLKDNIQDIGSLASQVIVNFDSVFLNTWAQLKDVVLEGGDAFGRAHGGMKLFDYMGTDERFSKLFNQTGFTIAVVKKALKVYQGFNDVKVLVDVGGGVGNTLDVVTSKYPHIKGINFDLTCALEQAPSYPGVEHIAGDMFVDVPTGDAMILKRILHDWTDEDCVKILKNCWKSLPNNGKIVVIELVTPDDAQNGDINANIAFDMDMLMFTQCSGGKERSRAEFKALAAAAGFNQCKFVCQAYHCWIIEFCKEDV